From Passer domesticus isolate bPasDom1 chromosome 8, bPasDom1.hap1, whole genome shotgun sequence, a single genomic window includes:
- the CXCL12 gene encoding stromal cell-derived factor 1, which translates to MDLRALALLAFALAVISLSEEKPVSLTYRCPCRFYESNVARANIKHLKILSTPNCSLQIVARLKSNSKQVCIDPKLKWIQEYLEKALNKRFKM; encoded by the exons ATGGACCTCCGCGCCCTGGCGCTGCTCGCCTTCGCCCTGGCCGTCATCTCCCTCTCGGAGG AGAAACCCGTCAGCCTGACTTACCGATGTCCCTGTCGATTCTACGAGAGCAACGTGGCAAGAGCCAATATTAAGCACCTCAAAATCCTCTCCACACCCAACTGCTCACTTCAGATTGT TGCAAGGCTCAAGAGCAACAGCAAGCAAGTGTGCATTGATCCCAAGTTAAAGTGGATCCAGGAATATCTGGAGAAAGCTTTAAACAA